Below is a genomic region from Echinicola rosea.
CATTATATACAATTGGGTGTGGATCTTGGGTCTGGTCTTGGTCCCAATCCCCCTTTTTGCCAAACGGAACTACAGGTTCACCCACCATGGTCCATGGCCCATTCGGGGAGTCTGCGTAAGCCATTGAAATCGGACACCAGTCACCACGTGTCCCACTAGGTTCATTGAAGGCCTGAAAATACAAGTAGAATTTCTCCTCCCATATCAGTATATCGGGTGTGGCAACTGACCGCCAGCCCAACTCCGGTTTCGGTGGTCTGGACACCGCTACGCCCTGCTCCTTCCACCTGAAACCATCATCACTGGTAGCATACCAAATATCACATAAATCCCAGTCAGTGGAGGGGATTTGATCTGTTGCCTGTTCTGCTTTGTCCCAACCAATCGGAGGAACTTCGGTGTGTCTCTTGGTATAATAAATATAGAACTTACCATCCACCTTAATGGGACGGGAAGGATCACGACGGGAAATGGTGCCATCCCCATTGCTATAATCGAAACCTTCCAATCGGGTATATTTAAACTGGGTGAACAACTCATTGTCCTGCGCCCTTGGTGCTGGATAGTTAAACATCCGCTCAATTGCGGAGCTTAGTGGAAAATTTGGTTTTTCTTTAGGCATTTTATGGGGAAAAACCTTATGCTCGGATATCTCTTCGGCAGGTTCGTTGAGTTTGGAACCGGGTTGATTGCAAGATTGTAGCACCATGCAAATCACTCCTATTACGATTGAATGATGTATGTTCATTTCAATATTTTGGGTTTAAGTAATTGACTGGTGGATGGGCTTCCACAGGCCTATTTTTGTAGTTTCAAATTTTGTTCTTCAATCCGCTTTCTTTGATCCTTGGACAATCCCTGACTATAATAAACGTCCAAGTCATGACGGATACCCGTTTCCTTCATCTGCGGATCGTCCACATCCAAGCTCAGGTCACAATCAAACCGCGTAAGGATGGAATGGGGGTTCACGCCATAGGTTCCGGCATTTACAAAATGTGAAAGGCCCCAAGTGATTCCGCGACCGTAGTCCGTATTGGTATAAGCATCCGGCACAAATGGCCCAGCCGCTACAGGCACCAATTCGCCAATTGAGGCAATTTCAAAATTGACCCAATCTTCAGCGTA
It encodes:
- a CDS encoding glycoside hydrolase family 117 protein produces the protein MNIHHSIVIGVICMVLQSCNQPGSKLNEPAEEISEHKVFPHKMPKEKPNFPLSSAIERMFNYPAPRAQDNELFTQFKYTRLEGFDYSNGDGTISRRDPSRPIKVDGKFYIYYTKRHTEVPPIGWDKAEQATDQIPSTDWDLCDIWYATSDDGFRWKEQGVAVSRPPKPELGWRSVATPDILIWEEKFYLYFQAFNEPSGTRGDWCPISMAYADSPNGPWTMVGEPVVPFGKKGDWDQDQTQDPHPIVYNGKIHLYYKAAYNKWPDKRDEYAVAHGLAIADDPYGPFEKHTLNPVLNSGHETTYFPFKEGIAALAIKDGNEAQTMQYAEDGVNFNIASTVELTPTAAGFYTPDAFTDTDYGRGVTWGVCHFINAATDRNKQHSIIARVDADLSLDVDEPTFKSTGVWHRPEVYFKQGLGSLRKKREERAVAP